One Oncorhynchus kisutch isolate 150728-3 linkage group LG11, Okis_V2, whole genome shotgun sequence genomic region harbors:
- the ncapg2 gene encoding condensin-2 complex subunit G2 → MSKREAFLNSVCKDNVGEFLNFTKLHKDTTEPFDLEEVLQELPKVQREALWARLVTLLCDQLVAFPPAHWDAGIEEDNDMEMEVSPDLTHTISVLEGVTLVVTASVEVIEDGDTYNSLLECANILNGVLPYLPASEMPLRQAVHGLCEAWWKKGLLGKEELGRTAFLVCLEKTLILKKPVNEIRRLWGFHEVLLTVDFQSEDNKELIDLLLQCFLSVNHIRNEDGKRLMVFLFSWNVNFIRMIHGTIKNQLPYFANSLTDHIAEIYCRAWKKASGFCLEQIESTCIQDFMQHAVLLHRSSPIHAKVRQILSYLHKLKGRHGLDEMLYRLYKPILWRALSAANSEVRANATLLFTEAFPIHDPSQSSEKMDETIQKQLDTLVSLLEDPQPLVRSTATLGVCKILAKCWEVIPPTVITDFLKKLVVELANDTSSPDVRCSVFKCLTIVLDNGYSHPLLEQLLPALKNSLHDTSEKVRVAFLDMLLKIKAVRAAKFWKVSSMEHLLARLAVDSQPVSKRIVNLLFNSFFPVNQSEEVWCERCVTLIQMNPKAARKFYQYSHIYTAPTNIVKLMLTIRRCLNACIQTEDPNKTNKENASVLEDVLSVKDTASMASLLEVVVILWRSIRKALELNKDALQYTTAKFGSVVPKYFNVFQEERCTVPLIQLASLLPPASVPTFSCGVLSRLKRLEAGAKVSQYSQIIECLCSWGQAAHVLELITDWLTEALPTATGNGNTSRKVRIQETVEAKPDLGLDYLEYLVSRTSTRDCILPFRHGQLKQLHKALGAWKLVLYSHLSSSEAQADVPSAETALRAFALHARLSAHLHHKFSECRDFLVSVENTAAWVAERALPFLVSPSEGGVTEQQRGLARQVVENFLTVCSDVIRVGLGDEEFKGQVLHLCSVVLLSEKGYLCVPLLLSVLTEVAENYIPENQAQDDQSSIILSVVTNIFQKILEVMARRLRKDPEEGQELWHSAVPALGNFLQVVQAWSGFDSNPLNGVFSTICAATLAASQHSLQRITHPQEVTIPETVQDLPPLSCILLDVLLKSPPVTRAFLAEINLTVDSEVIDGLTGLAAVLHILAVVRQTGKFKADLKSTAVSIQRQLQKHCAVTAENEGHIQRVIYESAINTLNELLMPSH, encoded by the exons ATGTCTAAACGAGAGGCATTTTTAAACTCGGTCTGCAAAGACAATGTGGGGGAATTTCTGAATTTCACTAAACTCCAT AAGGACACGACTGAGCCCTTTGACTTGGAAGAGGTCCTGCAGGAGTTGCCAAAGGTCCAGAGAGAGGCACTGTGGGCCAGACTAGTCACCCTGCTTTGTGACCAACTGGTGGCCTTTCCACCAGCACACTGGGATGCTGGCATAGAGGAGGACAATgacatggagatggaggtgtCCCCAGACCTG ACGCACACCATATCTGTTCTTGAGGGAGTGACTCTCGTGGTCACGGCTTCGGTTGAAGTCATTGAGGATGGTGACACTTACAACTCTCTCTTAGAGTGCGCCAACATATTAAATG GTGTCTTGCCCTACCTTCCTGCCTCTGAGATGCCTCTGCGGCAGGCTGTCCATGGTCTGTGTGAGGCCTGGTGGAAGAAAGGCCTCCTGGGGAAAGAAGAGCTGGGCCGCACAGCCTTCCTCGTATGCCTGGAGAAGACTCTCATACTGAAGAAACCA GTGAATGAGATCCGAAGGCTGTGGGGTTTCCATGAGGTGCTGCTGACTGTGGATTTTCAATCGGAGGACAACAAGGAGCTGATCGATCTGCTGCTGCAGTGCTTCCTCAGTGTCAATCACATCAGAAATGAAGAT GGAAAGCGTCTGATGGTGTTCCTCTTTAGCTGGAATGTCAACTTCATCCGGATGATCCATGGAACCATCAAAAACCAGCTGCCCTACTTTGCAAA TTCCCTCACTGACCACATAGCTGAGATCTACTGCCGGGCCTGGAAGAAGGCCTCTGGGTTCTGTCTGGAGCAGATAGAGAGCACCTGCATCCAGGACTTCATGCAGCACGCTGTGCTCCTGCACAGGTCTTCACCCATCCATGCCAAAGTCAGACAG ATACTGAGCTACTTACACAAACTGAAGGGCCGCCACGGGTTGGATGAGATGCTCTACAGACTCTACAAGCCCATTCTCTGGAGAGCGCTAAGT GCTGCCAACTCTGAGGTCCGGGCCAATGCCACTCTGCTATTCACAGAGGCCTTCCCTATCCACGACCCCAGCCAGAGCAGTGAGAAGATGGACGAGACCATCCAGAAACAACTGGACACTCTGGTC AGCCTGCTGGAGGACCCTCAGCCCCTGGTGCGCTCCACAGCCACCCTGGGGGTCTGTAAGATCCTGGCCAAGTGCTGGGAGGTCATCCCCCCCACCGTCATCACCGACTTCCTCAAGAAGCTGGTGGTAGAGCTGGCCAATGATACCAGCTCCCCTGATGTCCGCTGCTCCGTCTTCAAG TGTTTGACCATCGTACTGGACAATGGCTACAGCCACCCATTGCTTGAGCAGCTTCTGCCAGCTCTGAAGAACAGCCTCCATGACACCTCGGAGAAAGTACGCGTGGCCTTCCTCGACATGCTGCTAAAGATTAAAGCGGTGCGGGCCGCCAAG TTCTGGAAAGTGTCCTCCATGGAACACCTGCTAGCCCGTCTGGCTGTCGACTCGCAGCCCGTCTCCAAGCGCATCGTCAACCTCCTCTTCAATTCCTTCTTCCCCGTCAACCAATCAGAGGAGGTGTGGTGTGAGCGCTGTGTCACTCTGATTCAGATGAACCCCAAGGCAGCCAGGAAGTTCTACCAGTACTCGCACATCTACACTGCCCCCACTAACATAG TCAAGCTGATGCTGACAATCCGCCGGTGTTTGAATGCCTGCATCCAGACTGAAGACCCGAACAAGACCAACAAGGAGAACGCTAGT GTTCTTGAGGATGTCCTTTCGGTCAAGGACACGGCGTCCATGGCCAGTCTGCTGGAGGTGGTGGTGATCCTGTGGAGAAGCATCCGGAAAGCCCTGGAGCTCAACAAGGACGCCCTCCAGTACACCACTGCCAAGTTTGGCTCCGTCGTGCCCAAATATTTCAACGTCTTCCAG GAGGAGCGTTGCACAGTTCCCCTCATCCAACTGGCCTCCCTACTGCCCCCAGCTTCAGTCCCCACTTTCAG CTGTGGGGTGCTGTCCAGGCTGAAGAGACTAGAGGCGGGGGCCAAGGTGTCCCAGTACAGTCAGATCATCGAGTGTCTGTGTAGCTGGGGCCAGGCGGCACACGTCCTGGAGCTTATCACCGACTGGCTCACTGAGGCCTTACCCACCGCCACG GGCAACGGGAACACCAGTCGGAAAGTGCGCATCCAGGAGACAGTGGAGGCCAAGCCAGACCTGGGGTTAGATTACCTGGAGTACCTGGTCAGCCGCACCTCCACGCGGGACTGCATACTGCCCTTCAGGCATGGCCAGCTCAAACAGCTGCACAAAGCCCTCGGGGCCTGGAAG TTGGTGCTGTACTCCCATCTGAGCTCTTCTGAGGCCCAGGCCGATGTTCCCAGTGCAGAAACAGCACTGAGGGCGTTTGCCCTTCACGCACGTCTCAGTGCCCATCTACACCACAAA TTCTCTGAGTGCAGGGATTTCCTGGTTTCTGTGGAGAACACCGCAGCATGGGTGGCAGAGAGGGCGCTGCCCTTCCTGGTCAGTCCCAGTGAGGGAGGGGTCACTGAGCAGCAGCGGGGCCTCGCCAGGCAGGTGGTAGAG AATTTCCTCACAGTGTGCAGCGATGTGATCCGGGTGGGCCTTGGGGACGAGGAGTTCAAAGGGCAGGTCCTTCACCTGTGCTCCGTCGTGCTCCTCTCTG AGAAGGGCTACCTGTGTGTTCCACTGCTGCTCTCTGTGCTGACGGAGGTGGCGGAGAACTACATCCCCGAGAACCAGGCCCAGGACGACCAGTCCTCCATCATCCTCAGCGTGGTTACCAACATCTTCCAGAAGATCCTGGAGGTCATGGCTCGCCGCCTGAGGAAGGACCCCGAGGAGGGCCAGGAG CTGTGGCACTCGGCTGTTCCCGCTCTAGGAAACTTCCTCCAGGTCGTTCAGGCTTGGTCGGGCTTCGACTCCAACCCCCTAAACGGGGTGTTTTCAACCATCTGTGCTGCAACCCTGGCGGCAAGCCAACATTCCCTTCAAAGG ATTacacatccccaagaggtcacaATACCAGAGACAGTCCAGGATTTGCCTCCTCTCTCATGCATCTTGTTGGACGTTCTCCTCAAATCGCCCCCTGTCACCAG GGCCTTCCTGGCAGAGATCAACTTAACTGTTGACTCCGAGGTCATTGACGGTCTGACCGGATTGGCTGCAGTTCTTCACATTCTGGCAGTTGTCAGACAGA CCGGGAAGTTTAAGGCAGATCTGAAGAGTACAGCCGTGTCCATCCAGAGGCAGCTTCAGAAACATTGCGCCGTCACGGCTGAGAACGAAGGACACATCCAGAG GGTAATCTACGAATCTGCTATCAATACATTAAATGAGCTTTTGATGCCAAGCCATTGA